The Bifidobacterium bifidum ATCC 29521 = JCM 1255 = DSM 20456 region AGCATCCAGTCGAAAACACCCGGCAGCGGAGTCGGGAAGAATCCGAGCCAACCTCTCTGCAACCTTCGCCCGTGCGCATCTCGCCGAACGTCGCATACCCCGCGCTCACGAACGCCCATCGCGCCTCCGATCAGCTCTGCCGGTCAGTCGGTCACGGCAAACATTGACCAGAACCCACCCGTCATAACCACCGGCGTGCCACACCAGAGGAAAAACACACAAAAATTGCATTGTGTGGCTTTTCCGCAGGCCTCACAATGAAATGTGAACCCTCACATCGCATGGTGTGGTACAGCATAAATCATGAGAACCGCCATTTTCCAACAATCCCAGAAGCACCCCAATATCCTCCCCGGCCACACCAGCCCCAAAACCGCATAAAATCACGTGGTGTGGTACAGCCCGCCGCCAACTGCCGTCCGCCACCACCATCGCCACCACAACACGGGCCGAAATCGCCGCAATCCGCGATTCGGCGAAAAATATCGTTTCGAAGGCCAAAGCCCGGTGATTGCGAGTTCGGCGCCAGAAAAGGCCGGGCCGAACGATCACGCTGCCCCATCAACACACCGGCAATACACCCGGGTAAGACACACTTTTGACCACTTAACCCAATGATTGCACACAGGAAGTCACGCGGAACAGCAGGAGCCAACAGTCCGAACCCCAACCCGAGCCAAGCCCACCCTCGCCATTAGACCGCCGCACATGGAAAAACCCGCCGGAGCGGGTTTTTCCTGCAAGTCCATCTTGAGCAGATCGCTGCACAACCTCATCGTCGTAACGGTAAGTCTTTCCATTGCCCGTTCAACGTAACAGTCCTTCGTGACCATACACTATTGTGGGCCTGCTCTTAAGTTGTCCTTGCACTTCATAATCTAGGCGCAACACCGCGATACCGCAACTCACCCAACTACGTTGTGCGATTTTTTGCGCAAGTGTTCGATACCGCTCAATTATGACGGAAAACTGTCACCTCATGTTCCTATCGGACGGGTTCGTTGTTCACTTGTGTGCGGAACCGACGACCCATCGGCGTGTCGCCGTACCATCACCCGACACCCCATCCGTACGAAAATGGTAAACAACCGCTGAATTTCTTACACGCCGCATAGGAAACTGCCATATTCTCGCATAAAGTTATATACATGGCACAAACATTTGACGCACCTTCAAAGGTTATCCTGCGCAGCCAAATCGCCGAGCACATAGCCGAGACAGACAAACCCGACAAGCGCGAGCCGCAAGCCGGCGAAGAGCCGCTGCCCGCGGATCGCTATTTCGACCGAGAACTCAGCTGGCTGAAGTTCAACCAGCGAGTCCTCGAACTCGCCGAGGACGAAGACCAGCCGCTGCTGGAACGCTGCAATTTCGCCGCGATCTTCGCCTCTAACCTCGATGAATTCTTCATGGTCCGCGTCGCCGGCCTCAAGCGCCGTATCGACACCGGCATCGCCGTCACCGCGGCCAGCGGCCTGAGCCCCCGCCAGCAGCTGCGTGCCATCAGCGAGCAGGCGCACCGCTTGCAGAACGAGCACTCGCACTACGTCACCGAGAAGCTGCTCCCCGCCCTCGCTGACGAGCACATCGTGCTGCTCAGCTGGGACCGGCTCACTACCACCGAGCAGGAACGTCTCTCGCGCTACTACCGCCAGCAGGTCTTCCCCGTGCTCACGCCGCTCGCCGTCGACCCCGCGCACCCGTTCCCCTACATTTCCGGCAACTCGCTGAACCTCGCGGTGCTGGTGGAGAACCCGAACTCCGGCAAATCCCACTTCGCCCGCGTGAAGATCCCCGGCAACATGCCCCGCCTCGTCCCCGTCGACGACCTGACCGACGAGGAGAGCCGCGAGGAGCGCTTCGGGTTCATCACGATGGAGAACCTCATCATCGCGCACCTCGAATCCCTGTTCCCCGGCATGATCATCAAGGAGGCGCGCTCGTTCCGCGTCACCCGCAACGAGGACATCGACGTCGAAGAGGATGACGCCGAGAACCTGCTCAACGCGATGGAGAAGGAGCTGCTGCGCCGCCGCTTCGGACCGCCGATCCGTCTGGAGATCTCCGACGCGACCAGCCCGTTCCTCTCCCAGCTGCTCGCCGACCAGCTCGGCGTCAACCCGGAAGAGGTCTACCGCCTGCCCGCGCCGCTCGACTTCACCGTACTGTTCGAACTGCAGTCGCTCGACCGCCCGGACCTCAAGAACCGCCCGTTCATCCCGACCACGAACCGTCAGATCGCCGAAGTCGAATCGAGTCGCGCACAGGACATCTTCGCCGCGATCCGCGAGCGCGACATCCTGCTGCACCACCCCTACGATTCGTTCTCCACGTCGGTGCAGGCGTTCCTCGCCCAAGCGGCCGCCGACCCGCGCGTGCTGGCCATCAAGCAGACGCTGTACCGCACCAGCTCCAACTCGCCGATCATCGACGCGCTGATCGACGCGGCCCACGCCGGCAAGCAGGTGCTGGCGCTGGTCGAGATCAAGGCGCGCTTCGACGAGGACGCCAACATCGCCTGGGCCCGCAAGCTCGAACGCGCCGGCGTGCACGTCGTCTACGGCATCGTCGGCCTCAAGACCCACTGCAAGCTCATCGAAGTCGTCCGCCAGGAGCAGGACGGCCTCAAGCGCTACTGCCACGTGGGCACCGGCAACTACAACCCGAAGACCGCCCGCCTGTACACGGACCTCGGCCTGCTCACCTGCGACCCGGTGGTCGGTCAGGACCTGACCCGCCTGTTCAACCAGCTGAGCGGCTACGCGCCGAAGTCCAGCTTCCACCGCCTGCTGGTCGCCCCGCGCACCGTGCGTACCGGCCTGATTCAGCGCATCCGCCGCGAGGAGGACGCCGCCAAGGCCGGCAAGGAAGCCTGGATCAAAATCAAGGTCAACTCGCTCGTCGACGAGAAGACCATCGACGCGCTGTACCGCGCCAGCCAGGCCGGCGTCAAGATCGACATCGTCGAGCGCGGCATCTGCGCGCTCAAGCCCGGCGTGCCCGGCATGTCCGACAACATCCGCGTGCGTTCGATCCTCGGCCGGTTCCTGGAGCACAGCCGCATCTACGCCTTCTGCAACTCCGACGGCCCGCAGATCGGCGAAGGCCCCATCTCCGGCCCGGAAGTGTGGATCGGCTCGGCCGACCTGATGCACCGCAACCTCGACCGCCGCGTCGAGGCGCTGGTCCGCGTCACCGCGCCCGAGCAGATCGACGAGCTGATTCGCTATGTGGACCTGCAGATGTCCGACTCCACGGCCTCCTGGCACATGCAGCCCGACGGCACGTACATCCATCATTCGCGCGACGACGAAGGCCGCCCGCTGGTGGACAGCCAGGAATATCTCATCCGCAAGCACCAGCGCCGCCCGCGCACCAACAACTGACATGGCACCCGGCCGGGCGCCCGATAAGGCATCCGGCACGAGCCTCGTGCACCGCATCTTCCGCAAGACAAGCGGCGCACGAGGTACAGTAGGTGCATAAGCCGATGGCCGACCCGCAAGGGCCGGCCATCGTCATTACAGACGAGAAACAACGTAGTCATGCAGCCGGTGAGGCATAATGGAAGGGTGAGTGGTGAGGTGAAAATCGTAGAAGCTGCAGGCGCGGTGCTGTATCGCCGCAATACTGATTTTCAAGAATGGATGAAGTTCTCGGACGACGGGCGGCAGACGTCCGCGGCGTCCCGACTGGCCGACTTCGATACGCTTGAAGTGTGCATCGTGCACCGGCCAAAATACGACGATTGGAGCTGGCCGAAAGGCAAGCTGGAGCTCAACGAGACCCACCGCCATGCGGCGGTACGCGAGGTCAGCGAAGAGACCGGAGTGCCGGTCGCGCTCGGACCGTTCCTCGGCGAAATCGAATACCCACTTGCCGAGGAAGGCAAGAAAACCCGCCGTTCCAAGGATCGAACCGTCGACACGAAGCACATTCTCTTCTGGATGGCAAGGCCGATCGACCCCGAGGACGCCGTGCGGCGGGCCGACGCGTTCGGCCCCGTGCATCGCGCTGACGTGGGCGAGATCGACAGCGTCATGTGGGTGAGCGTGCAGCGCGCGCGGCGTATGCTCACCCATTCGACCGACCGCGATATTCTCGCGTTGTTTGTCGACCGTGTGGAGGAAGGTGCGCTGGACGGCGACATGCTGCTGCTGGTGCGTCACGGCAAGGCCGAGCCCCGCAAGCAGTGGACGGGTACCGACGACAAGCGTCCCATCACGCCGCGCGGAGCGTCGATGGCGTATTCGCTCGACCGTGAGCTCGCCTGCTACAATCCCACGCGGCTGGTCACCTCGCCGTGGCTGCGCTGCCAGCAGACCATACAGATGCTGTCATGGCAGACCGGATTGCCGCTGCATACGGCCGAACCGCTCACCGAGGACGCGGTCGCCGCCGATCCGGAAGCGGCGTGGCAGTGCTTCCACAAGGAGCTGAAAAATACGTTGCAGCGTCACAGTGCGACCGCAGTCTGCATGCATCGTCCGGTCATCGGCGGTATTTTCGGGCATCTGCGCGAACTGTGCGCGACGAAATCGCTGATGAAACGGCTGATTCCGTCCTCGCCGTACATGCCGACCGGCACCGCCATCGCGCTGTTCGTGGTACCCTGCGGTGACACCGTTTCCATCATCGACATTCAGAAGGTCACGCCACTTGTCTACTAGCATGCATCTTGGTTCAGGCTCCGTCGTTCCCAGCCGCACGGAATTCACGCCGACCGGCTCGCCGCGGCCATCGCGCCCCGGGCAGATCGACCCCGG contains the following coding sequences:
- a CDS encoding RNA degradosome polyphosphate kinase codes for the protein MAQTFDAPSKVILRSQIAEHIAETDKPDKREPQAGEEPLPADRYFDRELSWLKFNQRVLELAEDEDQPLLERCNFAAIFASNLDEFFMVRVAGLKRRIDTGIAVTAASGLSPRQQLRAISEQAHRLQNEHSHYVTEKLLPALADEHIVLLSWDRLTTTEQERLSRYYRQQVFPVLTPLAVDPAHPFPYISGNSLNLAVLVENPNSGKSHFARVKIPGNMPRLVPVDDLTDEESREERFGFITMENLIIAHLESLFPGMIIKEARSFRVTRNEDIDVEEDDAENLLNAMEKELLRRRFGPPIRLEISDATSPFLSQLLADQLGVNPEEVYRLPAPLDFTVLFELQSLDRPDLKNRPFIPTTNRQIAEVESSRAQDIFAAIRERDILLHHPYDSFSTSVQAFLAQAAADPRVLAIKQTLYRTSSNSPIIDALIDAAHAGKQVLALVEIKARFDEDANIAWARKLERAGVHVVYGIVGLKTHCKLIEVVRQEQDGLKRYCHVGTGNYNPKTARLYTDLGLLTCDPVVGQDLTRLFNQLSGYAPKSSFHRLLVAPRTVRTGLIQRIRREEDAAKAGKEAWIKIKVNSLVDEKTIDALYRASQAGVKIDIVERGICALKPGVPGMSDNIRVRSILGRFLEHSRIYAFCNSDGPQIGEGPISGPEVWIGSADLMHRNLDRRVEALVRVTAPEQIDELIRYVDLQMSDSTASWHMQPDGTYIHHSRDDEGRPLVDSQEYLIRKHQRRPRTNN
- a CDS encoding NUDIX hydrolase — its product is MKFSDDGRQTSAASRLADFDTLEVCIVHRPKYDDWSWPKGKLELNETHRHAAVREVSEETGVPVALGPFLGEIEYPLAEEGKKTRRSKDRTVDTKHILFWMARPIDPEDAVRRADAFGPVHRADVGEIDSVMWVSVQRARRMLTHSTDRDILALFVDRVEEGALDGDMLLLVRHGKAEPRKQWTGTDDKRPITPRGASMAYSLDRELACYNPTRLVTSPWLRCQQTIQMLSWQTGLPLHTAEPLTEDAVAADPEAAWQCFHKELKNTLQRHSATAVCMHRPVIGGIFGHLRELCATKSLMKRLIPSSPYMPTGTAIALFVVPCGDTVSIIDIQKVTPLVY